A genomic window from Chelonia mydas isolate rCheMyd1 chromosome 16, rCheMyd1.pri.v2, whole genome shotgun sequence includes:
- the PDCL gene encoding phosducin-like protein, whose amino-acid sequence MTTLDDKLLGEKLQYYYSSSEDEDSEKEDTVRESTVPDTIGGEVELSSDGTAVNTGPKGVINDWRRFKQLETEQREEQCREMERLIKKLSMTCRSHLDEEEDKQKQKELQEKINGKMTLQEYNMIHDGEDDEAFLQQYRKQRMEEMRQQLHSGQQFKQVFEISSGEGFLDTVDKEHKNTLIMIHIYEDDIPGSESVNGCMICLAAEYPTVKFCRVKSSLIGASTRFTNNALPALLIYKGGELIGNFVRITDQLGEDFFAVDLEAFLQECGLLPEKDLLLLTSICNPSACYSEDSDLEID is encoded by the exons ATGACTACTTTAGATGATAAACTGCTTGGTGAGAAGCTCCAGTACTACTACAGCAGCAGTGAAGATGAGGACAGTGAGAAAGAAGATACAGTCAGAGAGAGCACCGTTCCTGACACGATTGGTGGGGAGGTGGAGCTGAGTAGCGATGGCACTGCAGTTAACACAG GTCCAAAGGGTGTCATAAATGATTGGCGAAGATTCAAGCAGCTGGAGACGGAGCAGCGAGAGGAGCAGTGCAGAGAGATGGAACGACTTATAAAAAAGTTATCCATGACTTGCAGATCTCACTTGGATGAAGAGGAGGATAAACAGAAGCAGAAAGAACTTCAggaaaaaatcaatggaaag ATGACTTTACAAGAATATAACATGATTCATGATGGCGAAGATGATGAAGCCTTTTTACAGCAGTACAGGAAGCAGCGAATGGAGGAGATGAGGCAGCAGCTGCATAGCGGGCAGCAGTTTAAGCAGGTTTTTGAGATCAGCAGTGGGGAAGGGTTTTTGGACACCGTTGATAAAGAACACAAGAACACGCTGATCATGATCCACATCTATGAAGATGACATCCCTGGCTCTGAATCTGTGAATGGCTGCATGATCTGTCTTGCTGCTGAGTACCCAACAGTCAAATTTTGTCGAGTAAAGAGTTCCCTGATTGGTGCAAGCACTCGCTTTACGAATAATGCTCTACCTGCTTTGCTCATCTATAAGGGAGGGGAGCTCATTGGCAACTTCGTCCGAATCACCGACCAGCTTGGAGAAGATTTTTTTGCCGTGGACCTGGAGGCTTTTTTACAGGAGTGTGGTCTGCTCCCAGAGAAGGATCTGCTGCTCCTGACTTCCATATGTAACCCATCTGCATGTTACAGTGAAGACAGTGATTTGGAGATAGACTGA